Below is a window of Streptomyces sp. NBC_00223 DNA.
GATCCGGGCGGGATGCCCGACGGACGGCGGATGACCGTGTGGGGCGACGGCCGTGAGGATGGGCGTCATGAATCCCGAACTCGAAGCGTTCATCCCGCTGTTGCCCAAGCTCGACCTGAACGACCCGGTCGCCGCGCGCAAGATCTTCGCCGACCTGGCCTCCTCTCGGCCGGCGCCGGACACCTCCGGCCTGGAGATCAACTCCCTCACCGTGCCCGGCGATCCGGACGTGCCGGTACGGATCTACCGGCCGCACGAGGCGCGCGGCGTCCTCATCTGGCTGCACGGCGGCGGATGGGTCTGCGGCGGCCTGGACAGCGAACACCCGTGGGCCGCCCGGATCGCCTCCGCCTCCGGAGCGGTGGTGATCTCGGTGGACTACCGGCTGGCGCCCGAGCACCGGTTCCCGGCCGCTCTGGACGACTCCTACGCCGTGCTGACGTGGACGGCCGAGCACGCGGCCGAACTCGGCGTCGACCCGGAGCGGATCGCGATCGGCGGTCACAGCTCCGGCTCGTCGCTCGCGGCCGCGGTGGCGTTGCGGGCGCGGGACGAGCAGGGGCCGTCGATCCGCTTCCAGCTGCTCAACGAGCCCCCGCTCGACGACCGGCAACAGACGTGGTCGGCGCGGAACTTCACCGATACGCCCTGGTCGAATCGCGACCGGGTCTCCGAGGCGTGGGGGCACTACCTGGGTTCCGCGCCGGCCACTCCGTACGCGGCTCCGGCGCGGGCGGCCGACCTGTCCGGCCTGCCGCCCGCCTACGTCTCCGCCTCGGAGTTCGACCCGAACCGGGACGAGGACATCGACTACGCGCGGCGCCTGCTGGAGGCGGGCGTGTCGGTCGAACTGCACCAGTGGCCCGGCGCCTTCCACGGCTCGCAGGCGATCCTGTCCGCGGACATCTCCCAGCGGCAGATCGCCGAACTCGCCGCGGCCGTACGCCGCGCGATGGCCGACTGACCGTCCGCCCCCGGCCGGCGGCCGGCCACGACCCGCCGGTCAGCCGGTCAGTCGGCCGGTCGTTCGGTCGTCCGGTCAGTCGGTCGTCCGGTCAGCCGGCAGGGCTTGATCAAGTTCCGGTGAGGTCGGGCTTGGGGGTGATGCCCAGGATGGGGAGGGCTCGTTGTGGTTGGTCGCGGATGGCGCGGGTGGTCTTGGCGATGTTGGTCGCTCCGAGGGTTTTGAGGGCTCCGATGGCGAGGTTGCGGAAGGCGGCCATGGTGCGGGGTGCGTTGCCGGCGTGGACGGTGGAGGCGTCCTCGGCGAAGGTGCGGTCGCGGATGTGGTGCTGAGCCTCCACGATCCAGTGTCCGCGCAGGTAGGAGGCGAGTTCGGCCGGTTTTGCCTGGTGGGCGTCGAGACTGGTGACCGCGTAGACGGTCTCGCGGGTCTCCTTCGCGCCGGCCGCCTTGCG
It encodes the following:
- a CDS encoding alpha/beta hydrolase; this translates as MNPELEAFIPLLPKLDLNDPVAARKIFADLASSRPAPDTSGLEINSLTVPGDPDVPVRIYRPHEARGVLIWLHGGGWVCGGLDSEHPWAARIASASGAVVISVDYRLAPEHRFPAALDDSYAVLTWTAEHAAELGVDPERIAIGGHSSGSSLAAAVALRARDEQGPSIRFQLLNEPPLDDRQQTWSARNFTDTPWSNRDRVSEAWGHYLGSAPATPYAAPARAADLSGLPPAYVSASEFDPNRDEDIDYARRLLEAGVSVELHQWPGAFHGSQAILSADISQRQIAELAAAVRRAMAD